The following proteins are encoded in a genomic region of Athene noctua unplaced genomic scaffold, bAthNoc1.hap1.1 HAP1_HAP1_scaffold_36, whole genome shotgun sequence:
- the LOC141974257 gene encoding olfactory receptor 14J1-like, giving the protein MTNGSSITEFLLLAFADRRELQLLHFWLFLGISLAALLGNGLIITAIACDHRLHTPMYFFLLNLSLLDLGSISTTLPKAMANSLWDNRHISYLGCAAQTFFFFFFATAEFSLLTVMSYDRYVAICKPLHYGTLLGSRACVHMAAAAWGTGFLNSLLHTANTFSLPLCQGNTLDQFFCEIPQILKLSCSHSYLREVGLIMVSACLAFGCFVFIVVSYVQIFRAVLRIPSEQGRHKAFSTCLPHLAVVSVLISTALFAYLKPPSISSPSLDLVVSFLYSMVPPAVNPLIYSMRNKEIKDSMRNLITRCYAEAMNCLSSSY; this is encoded by the coding sequence ATGActaacggcagctccatcaccgagttcctcctcctggcattcgcagacagacgggagctgcagctcctgcacttctggctcttcctgggcatctccctggctgccctcctgggcaacggcctcatcatcaccgccatcgcctgtgaccaccgcctgcacacccccatgtacttcttcctcctcaacctctccctcctcgacctgggctccatctccaccactctccccaaagccatggccaactccctctgggacaacaggcacatctcctacttggggtgtgctgcacagaccttttttttctttttctttgctacagcagagttttctctcctcaccgtcatgtcctacgaccgctacgttgccatctgcaaacccctgcactacgggaccctcctgggcagcagagcttgtgtccacatggcagcagctgcctggggcactgggttcctcaattctctcctgcacacggccaacacattttcactaccactctgccagggcaacaccctggaccagttcttctgtgaaatcccccagatcctcaagctctcctgctcacactcctacctcagggaagttgggcttatcatggtcagtgcctgtttggcttttgggtgttttgtgttcattgtggtgtcctatgtgcagatcttcagggccgtgctgaggatcccctctgagcagggacggcacaaagccttttccacgtgcctccctcacctggccgtggtctccgtGTTAATCAGCACGGCTCtatttgcctacctgaagccgccctccatctcctccccatccctggacctggtggtgtcatttctgtactcgatggtgcctccagcagtgaaccccctcatctacagcatgaggaacaaGGAGATCAAGGATTCCATGAGGAATCTGATAACTAGATGTTATGCTGAAGCAATGAACTGCTTATCTTCTTCatattaa